One window of the Alphaproteobacteria bacterium genome contains the following:
- a CDS encoding SDR family NAD(P)-dependent oxidoreductase, protein MRGKKIWLIGASEGIGKCLAEALAKEGAMLAVSARQADKLDALAQTISALALPADVQNMSSLASAYEALRRTWGMPDIVIYNAGYYEPMTAQQFNLAEAEKMQDINFNGCMRMLSHVLPDFIKGNKGHLVLVGSIAAYRGLPGAIGYGASKAALLHLAENLAVDLYGSGVKVQVVSPGFVRTRLTAKNNFHMPGIIEPERAAREIISGMKGNAFEIRFPFVFPTVLRWLSFLPAKLYFAIVRDGQSKPVIESKHT, encoded by the coding sequence ATGCGCGGTAAAAAAATCTGGCTGATTGGCGCAAGTGAAGGGATTGGCAAATGCCTTGCTGAGGCGCTGGCCAAAGAAGGCGCTATGCTTGCGGTAAGCGCGCGCCAAGCCGATAAGCTTGATGCGCTGGCGCAAACAATTTCGGCGCTGGCACTGCCAGCGGATGTGCAGAACATGTCCTCCTTGGCTAGCGCATATGAAGCGCTGCGCAGGACGTGGGGCATGCCCGACATCGTCATTTATAATGCGGGCTATTATGAACCAATGACGGCGCAGCAGTTTAATCTTGCAGAGGCCGAAAAGATGCAGGACATCAATTTCAATGGCTGCATGCGCATGTTAAGCCATGTTTTGCCGGATTTTATCAAAGGGAATAAAGGCCATCTGGTGCTGGTTGGCAGCATCGCTGCGTATCGCGGTTTGCCGGGTGCTATCGGCTATGGTGCAAGCAAAGCAGCGCTATTGCATCTTGCTGAAAATCTGGCGGTGGATCTTTATGGGTCCGGTGTCAAGGTACAGGTGGTAAGTCCGGGTTTTGTGCGCACACGCCTTACGGCAAAAAACAATTTCCATATGCCAGGCATTATCGAGCCGGAACGGGCCGCGCGTGAAATCATCAGCGGGATGAAGGGGAATGCATTTGAAATCCGTTTTCCTTTTGTGTTCCCAACCGTGTTGCGGTGGCTGTCATTCTTACCTGCAAAGCTCTATTTCGCGATTGTGCGGGATGGGCAGTCTAAACCGGTCATTGAGTCTAAGCATACATAA
- a CDS encoding ABC transporter permease gives MNTRGIAAIYNFEMSRTWRTIGQSIASPVISTVLYFIVFGAAIGSRIQSINDIPYGAFIVPGLVMLTILGQSISNASFGIYFPRFTGTIYEILSAPLSYVEIIIGYVGAAASKSVLIGSIVLITAAFFVPMRIMHPFWMLFFLVMTSVTFSLMGFIIGIWADGFEKLQLIPLLIVTPLTFLGGSFYSVNMLPEFWRGVSMLNPVVYLVSGFRWSFYEHGDVSLATSVIMITAFTTISIAIIAWMFRTGYRLRK, from the coding sequence ATGAATACACGTGGCATTGCAGCGATCTATAATTTCGAAATGAGCCGTACCTGGCGCACGATTGGGCAAAGTATTGCATCGCCGGTGATTTCAACCGTTTTATATTTTATTGTGTTTGGCGCGGCAATCGGTTCGCGTATTCAGTCGATAAATGATATTCCGTATGGCGCATTTATTGTGCCGGGCCTCGTCATGTTGACCATTTTGGGGCAAAGCATTTCCAATGCTTCGTTTGGCATTTATTTTCCAAGGTTTACAGGCACGATTTATGAAATTCTTTCTGCGCCGTTATCTTATGTTGAAATCATCATCGGGTATGTTGGCGCGGCCGCCAGTAAATCGGTGCTTATTGGTTCGATTGTGCTGATTACCGCCGCGTTTTTTGTGCCGATGCGCATCATGCATCCGTTCTGGATGCTGTTTTTTCTGGTGATGACCAGCGTGACCTTCAGTTTGATGGGCTTTATTATCGGCATCTGGGCGGACGGGTTTGAAAAATTACAACTTATACCCTTACTTATCGTTACGCCGCTGACCTTTCTTGGCGGCAGCTTTTATTCGGTGAACATGTTGCCGGAATTCTGGCGCGGTGTGTCCATGCTGAACCCGGTTGTGTATCTGGTTAGCGGGTTTCGCTGGAGTTTTTACGAGCATGGCGATGTCAGCCTTGCCACCAGCGTCATCATGATTACCGCTTTCACAACCATTTCAATTGCGATTATCGCATGGATGTTTAGAACCGGTTATCGCTTGCGCAAATAG
- a CDS encoding FAD-dependent oxidoreductase, translated as MNIAIIGTGISGLGAAYLLHPQHQLTLYEKNDYIGGHSRTLDVVTPQGKVPVDTGFIVFNKRNYPNLLGLFSHAGVPYEPSDMSFAASIDDGWLEYGTKDLKSIFAQCRNILRPQFWKMVSDVLRFHKQALAYLDAAPDITLGQCLDALKMGEWFRRYFILAMGGAIWSCPLKQMLEFPARSFVRFFHNHGLLTINDQPQWHTVTGGSREYVARITAPFNDRILLNDGVISVSTDSNGVVIESQSGVRRFDQVIFACHADQALALLKQPTQDQRRLLSRVRYQPNKVVLHSDTSFMPKNAACWASWVYLCEEREDNGQAVSLSYWMNNLQNLRHVPPVIVTLNPSRMPAEDKIYNIHHFEHPVFDAGAMQTQEEISRIQGVDNMWFCGAWTRYGFHEDGLSSGVEVARQLGAVVPWN; from the coding sequence ATGAACATTGCAATCATCGGAACCGGTATCTCAGGACTTGGCGCGGCGTATCTGTTGCATCCTCAGCATCAATTAACGCTCTATGAAAAAAACGATTATATCGGCGGGCATAGCCGCACGCTGGATGTTGTAACGCCGCAGGGCAAGGTTCCCGTCGATACCGGATTTATTGTATTCAACAAACGCAATTACCCCAACCTGCTGGGATTGTTTAGCCATGCCGGCGTTCCGTATGAACCCAGCGATATGTCGTTTGCAGCGAGCATTGATGATGGTTGGCTGGAATACGGAACCAAGGATTTAAAAAGTATTTTTGCGCAGTGCCGGAATATTTTGCGCCCGCAATTCTGGAAAATGGTTAGCGATGTGCTGCGCTTTCATAAACAGGCGCTGGCGTATCTGGATGCGGCACCTGACATCACGCTGGGGCAGTGTCTTGATGCTCTGAAGATGGGTGAGTGGTTCCGGCGTTATTTTATTTTGGCCATGGGCGGCGCGATCTGGAGCTGTCCGTTAAAGCAAATGCTGGAATTTCCGGCGCGCAGCTTTGTACGCTTTTTTCATAATCATGGCTTGCTGACCATCAATGACCAGCCGCAATGGCATACGGTAACTGGGGGTAGCCGCGAATATGTTGCCCGCATCACGGCGCCGTTCAACGACCGCATATTGCTGAATGATGGCGTGATATCGGTGAGCACGGATAGCAATGGCGTGGTTATCGAAAGCCAGAGCGGTGTGCGCCGTTTTGATCAGGTGATTTTTGCATGCCATGCCGATCAGGCCTTGGCATTATTAAAGCAGCCCACCCAAGATCAGCGCCGGTTATTATCGCGCGTGCGCTATCAGCCAAACAAGGTTGTATTGCATAGTGATACCAGTTTTATGCCAAAGAATGCCGCGTGCTGGGCAAGCTGGGTATATCTGTGCGAGGAGCGCGAAGATAATGGTCAGGCAGTTTCGTTAAGCTATTGGATGAACAATTTGCAAAATCTGCGACATGTGCCGCCGGTGATTGTCACGCTTAATCCATCGCGTATGCCGGCAGAAGATAAAATTTATAATATCCATCATTTTGAGCATCCGGTATTTGATGCTGGCGCCATGCAAACCCAAGAAGAGATAAGCCGTATTCAAGGTGTAGATAACATGTGGTTTTGCGGGGCATGGACGCGCTATGGCTTTCATGAGGACGGTCTTTCCAGCGGGGTGGAAGTGGCAAGGCAGCTTGGCGCGGTGGTGCCATGGAACTAA
- a CDS encoding cyclopropane-fatty-acyl-phospholipid synthase family protein codes for MLNQTITYGFLKALALLRYGTLTVVLPNGKSHVFSGSEPGAVATLRLYSWDVIPNMARKGDIGLAEDYRKGLWDADDLYAFMMVGLKNEAALEQYIYGNFLSRALVKLSYVFRRNTMQGSKKNIEAHYDLGNAFYSLWLDPSMTYSAALFDGHDQSLEQAQHNKYDRLVDRMLPSGDVLEIGCGWGGFAERAVARGDYRIKGLTLSHEQKHYADTRLKDKPVQIALQDYRHEKQQYDNIVSIEMFEAVGEEYWGDYFKKLGEGLRRQGRALVQTILIQEKYFESYRKGGDFIRTYIFPGGMLPSAERFAAEAQKVGLRIADQFHFGTHYAQTLRRWLANFDTKIAEVRALGFDDAFIRLWRLYLAACAASFDVGRTDVMQVELRHAT; via the coding sequence ATGCTTAACCAAACAATTACGTACGGATTTTTAAAAGCACTTGCGTTGCTGCGCTATGGCACGCTGACGGTGGTGCTGCCCAACGGCAAATCGCATGTGTTTTCAGGAAGCGAGCCGGGCGCAGTTGCGACGCTGCGTCTCTACAGTTGGGATGTTATTCCGAACATGGCGCGAAAAGGCGATATCGGCCTTGCCGAGGATTATCGCAAAGGATTGTGGGACGCCGATGATCTTTATGCGTTTATGATGGTGGGGCTCAAGAATGAAGCCGCGCTTGAACAATACATCTATGGTAATTTTCTTTCACGCGCCTTGGTGAAGTTGTCATACGTATTCCGCCGCAACACCATGCAGGGCAGCAAAAAAAATATCGAAGCACATTACGATCTCGGCAATGCGTTTTATAGTTTATGGCTGGATCCCAGCATGACGTATTCGGCAGCGCTGTTTGATGGCCATGACCAATCGCTGGAACAAGCGCAGCATAACAAATATGACCGTTTGGTTGATAGGATGTTGCCGAGCGGCGATGTGTTGGAAATCGGGTGCGGATGGGGCGGTTTTGCCGAACGCGCGGTGGCCCGCGGGGATTACCGCATCAAGGGACTGACGCTTTCCCACGAACAAAAGCATTATGCCGATACACGGTTGAAGGATAAGCCGGTGCAGATCGCGCTTCAGGACTACCGTCACGAAAAACAGCAGTACGACAACATTGTATCCATCGAAATGTTCGAGGCGGTTGGTGAAGAATACTGGGGCGATTATTTCAAGAAGTTGGGCGAAGGGTTGCGCCGTCAAGGACGCGCACTGGTTCAGACCATTCTTATTCAGGAGAAATATTTCGAAAGTTACCGCAAGGGCGGCGATTTTATCCGCACCTATATTTTTCCGGGCGGTATGTTGCCAAGCGCAGAGCGTTTTGCAGCCGAGGCGCAAAAAGTGGGATTACGCATCGCCGATCAGTTCCATTTCGGCACGCATTACGCGCAAACACTGAGACGTTGGCTTGCCAATTTCGATACCAAGATCGCGGAGGTGCGTGCGCTTGGGTTTGACGATGCATTCATCCGGTTGTGGCGGCTTTATCTGGCCGCTTGTGCCGCATCATTCGATGTGGGGCGCACCGATGTGATGCAGGTGGAGTTGCGCCATGCGACCTGA
- a CDS encoding HAMP domain-containing sensor histidine kinase — MKRRGYFTSSSFVMASLFLMLLALAAAFVIYALGVHSPIEDPLFFWLGGAALAAMVIIVVISFYISLFVVGRVNQIAETARQIIETGDLTRRIEVENRWDDLSDLAQLLNSFLSRMEQLIQNVRDVSDNIAHDLRTPLSRLRGQLQKMADASDHAGVDIALQETDRILSTFQALLRIANIEKGMHQQAFKPVALHTILYDVLELYAPIAEEKAIAVSSRISAVEMKGDRDLLFQLFANLVDNAVKFTPQNGRITVTLAQQDGVISAAIADSGPGIADDEKMRVFDRLYRADSSRHTPGNGLGLSLVRAVADLHKASIRLEDAVPGLVVKVTFG; from the coding sequence ATGAAACGTAGGGGATATTTTACCAGCTCCAGCTTTGTCATGGCATCGTTGTTCTTGATGCTGCTCGCGCTTGCTGCCGCATTTGTGATTTATGCCCTAGGCGTGCATTCGCCAATTGAAGATCCGTTATTCTTCTGGCTGGGCGGCGCGGCGCTGGCGGCGATGGTGATTATTGTTGTTATAAGCTTTTACATCAGCCTCTTTGTGGTGGGGCGCGTGAACCAGATTGCTGAAACCGCGCGGCAGATTATCGAGACGGGTGATTTGACGCGCCGCATCGAGGTAGAAAACCGCTGGGACGATTTAAGCGATCTCGCGCAATTGCTGAACAGCTTTTTGTCGCGCATGGAGCAATTAATCCAGAATGTGCGCGATGTTTCCGACAATATCGCGCATGATTTAAGAACACCGTTGTCACGGTTGCGCGGCCAGTTGCAAAAAATGGCGGATGCGAGCGATCATGCTGGCGTGGACATCGCGTTGCAGGAAACGGACCGCATTCTTTCAACCTTTCAGGCATTGCTGCGTATTGCCAATATCGAAAAGGGCATGCACCAGCAGGCCTTCAAGCCGGTCGCACTGCATACAATTTTATATGATGTGTTGGAATTATACGCGCCCATTGCCGAAGAAAAAGCGATTGCCGTTTCCAGCCGCATCAGCGCGGTAGAGATGAAGGGTGACAGGGATCTGCTGTTTCAGCTTTTTGCCAATCTGGTCGATAATGCAGTAAAATTCACGCCGCAAAATGGTCGGATTACAGTAACGCTTGCCCAGCAGGATGGTGTTATCAGCGCAGCCATTGCGGATAGCGGCCCGGGTATTGCGGATGATGAAAAAATGCGCGTGTTTGACCGGTTGTATCGCGCCGATAGCAGTCGTCATACCCCCGGCAACGGGCTGGGCCTTTCGCTGGTGCGGGCGGTGGCAGACCTGCACAAAGCATCAATACGGTTGGAAGATGCCGTGCCCGGATTGGTTGTTAAGGTGACGTTCGGATAA
- a CDS encoding organic hydroperoxide resistance protein, which produces MAAYTIKPLVTATANSTGGRNGHSETTDGSVSVNLSVRKEMGGPGLPNTTTPEHLFAAGYAACFGGALDFIATKHKKDASGATVTCETSVGPREGGGFGIAVKMRVKVPNLSQADAQQLVNEAHETICPYSHATRGNIDVSFAVEGMAQAA; this is translated from the coding sequence ATGGCTGCATACACCATCAAACCGCTCGTAACTGCTACTGCAAACTCAACAGGCGGCCGCAACGGTCACTCGGAAACAACCGATGGATCGGTCAGCGTGAATTTATCCGTGCGCAAGGAAATGGGCGGCCCCGGCCTTCCAAATACCACAACTCCTGAACATTTATTTGCTGCGGGTTATGCGGCATGCTTTGGCGGCGCGCTTGATTTCATTGCCACCAAACATAAAAAAGACGCATCAGGCGCAACGGTTACCTGCGAAACATCGGTTGGTCCACGCGAAGGCGGCGGGTTTGGCATTGCGGTAAAAATGCGCGTGAAGGTTCCAAACCTTTCCCAAGCAGATGCACAGCAACTGGTGAATGAAGCGCACGAAACCATCTGCCCTTACAGCCATGCAACGCGCGGCAATATCGATGTAAGCTTTGCTGTTGAAGGAATGGCGCAGGCCGCCTAA
- a CDS encoding response regulator transcription factor: MKILLIEDDKAQSQQLAEALEAAGHKVSCADDGVAGLKSAKSNTHDVLVIDRMLPKMDGLEIIAALRANGQTTPILILSALGEVDDRVKGLRSGGDDYLVKPVAIEELLARLEILARRASANAGETRIVIGDLVIDLLARKVTRGGKIIGLQGREFRLLEYLARNRGQTVTRAMLLEAVWDYMFDPQTNVIDVHISRLRSKIDKGFDVQLLKTIRGAGYVLDET, encoded by the coding sequence ATGAAGATCCTTCTCATCGAAGACGATAAGGCACAAAGCCAGCAGCTTGCCGAAGCATTGGAAGCAGCGGGCCACAAAGTGAGCTGTGCCGATGATGGTGTGGCCGGCTTAAAGTCAGCCAAATCCAATACGCATGATGTGCTGGTCATTGACCGCATGTTGCCGAAAATGGATGGGTTGGAAATTATTGCGGCGCTCCGTGCGAACGGACAAACCACGCCGATATTGATCCTGAGCGCATTGGGTGAGGTGGATGACCGTGTGAAAGGGCTGCGCAGCGGCGGGGATGATTATCTGGTTAAGCCGGTTGCGATTGAAGAGCTGCTGGCACGGCTGGAAATTCTGGCGCGGCGCGCAAGTGCCAATGCGGGCGAAACGCGCATTGTCATCGGTGATCTGGTGATCGATCTTTTGGCGCGCAAAGTCACGCGCGGCGGAAAGATTATCGGCTTGCAGGGACGTGAATTCCGGCTGTTGGAATATCTGGCCCGTAATCGCGGGCAGACCGTTACGCGCGCGATGCTGCTGGAAGCGGTATGGGATTATATGTTTGATCCGCAGACCAATGTGATTGACGTGCATATCAGCCGATTGCGCAGCAAAATCGATAAAGGGTTTGACGTGCAGCTGTTAAAAACCATTCGCGGCGCGGGGTATGTACTTGATGAAACGTAG
- a CDS encoding ABC transporter ATP-binding protein, translating to MPDFMPDPSVNANAIVISALSKSYDNGFKALADINLEIKRGEIFALLGPNGAGKTTLINAVCGIVQPSSGSITVCGHDTIRNYRAARIAIGLVPQELTTDAFESVWNTVSFSRGLFGKPKNPDIIEKTLKDLSLWDKKDEQIRKLSGGMKRRVMIAKALSHEPEVLFLDEPTAGVDVELRKSMWAQVRSLRETGVTVILTTHYIEEAEEMADRIGVINKGKLILTEAKEVLMQKMGKRQMVFTLRDAIQTIPAGLSGYDMALAENGAKLIYTYNSHHVTHDVSDMMEVLRANNIRPKEIDSRQSSLEEIFIQLVGV from the coding sequence ATGCCCGATTTTATGCCTGACCCCAGTGTTAATGCGAATGCGATTGTCATTTCTGCCCTTAGTAAAAGTTATGATAATGGATTTAAAGCGCTTGCCGACATCAATCTTGAAATTAAACGCGGTGAAATTTTTGCATTGCTTGGTCCCAATGGTGCGGGCAAGACAACGCTGATTAATGCGGTATGCGGTATTGTGCAGCCCAGCAGCGGAAGTATTACGGTCTGCGGGCATGACACTATTCGTAATTACCGCGCAGCGCGCATCGCAATCGGGCTGGTGCCGCAGGAACTGACCACCGATGCGTTTGAATCCGTATGGAACACCGTAAGTTTCAGCCGCGGATTATTCGGCAAACCAAAAAATCCCGATATCATCGAAAAAACGCTGAAAGACTTATCGCTGTGGGATAAAAAAGATGAACAAATCCGCAAGCTGTCGGGCGGAATGAAGCGCCGCGTGATGATTGCCAAGGCGTTATCGCATGAACCGGAGGTTCTGTTTCTTGATGAGCCAACGGCAGGCGTTGATGTTGAGCTGCGTAAATCGATGTGGGCGCAGGTGCGCAGCTTACGTGAAACCGGCGTGACGGTGATTTTGACAACACATTATATTGAAGAAGCCGAAGAAATGGCCGACCGGATTGGCGTGATCAACAAAGGCAAGCTGATATTAACCGAAGCAAAAGAAGTGCTGATGCAAAAAATGGGCAAGCGCCAGATGGTGTTCACGCTGCGCGATGCGATCCAAACCATTCCTGCCGGGCTGTCAGGCTATGACATGGCGCTTGCTGAAAATGGCGCCAAGCTGATTTACACGTATAATTCCCACCATGTGACGCATGACGTTTCCGATATGATGGAGGTGTTGCGGGCAAATAATATCCGCCCCAAGGAAATTGACAGCCGCCAAAGCAGCCTTGAAGAAATCTTTATCCAATTGGTAGGTGTTTAA
- the ilvA gene encoding threonine ammonia-lyase, biosynthetic: MVSSTNRIQETMTDYIKKITAAQVYDIALKTSLDEMPRLSRRLNADVLLKREDLQPVFSFKLRGAYNRIVQLSQSARNSGVICASAGNHAQGVALSAQRLGIKAMIVMPITTPPIKIDAVRYFGGDVVLHGDTFDEAYLHARDLEKKHQLTFIHPYDDEDVIAGQGTIGMEILQQYQGPIEAVFVPIGGGGLAAGVAAYIKHFQPHVKVIGVEPVDAASMKAAIDAGERVTLSRVGLFADGVAVRQVGEETFRICRELLDDVLTANTDEMCAAIKDIFEDTRVLSEAAGALALAGLKTYVEQHPQRKGALIAINSGANMNFDRLRHVAERADIGEDREILLGVTIPEEPGSYRRFVQLLGPRIVTEFNYRYAAGHDAHVFVGLRMDHAHTEKEKIITELAKAGYKAIDMSADETAKLHIRYMVGGRAPNLHNEMLLRFEFPERPGALMKFLDSMEASWNITLFHYRNHGADYGRVLVGVEIPHQDRQHFIAQLNKLGYPYEEETNNPVYQMFLGH; the protein is encoded by the coding sequence ATAGTCAGCAGCACAAACCGGATTCAAGAAACGATGACTGACTACATAAAAAAAATTACTGCCGCGCAGGTTTATGATATTGCATTAAAAACGTCACTGGATGAAATGCCGCGCCTTAGCCGGCGTCTTAACGCCGATGTGTTGCTCAAACGCGAAGATCTGCAACCTGTGTTCTCGTTTAAATTGCGCGGCGCCTATAACCGCATTGTGCAATTATCGCAATCTGCGCGAAATTCCGGCGTCATCTGCGCATCCGCAGGCAATCATGCGCAGGGCGTCGCATTATCCGCGCAGCGCCTTGGCATCAAGGCGATGATTGTTATGCCCATCACCACCCCGCCAATTAAAATCGATGCCGTTAGGTATTTTGGCGGTGATGTAGTATTGCATGGTGATACCTTTGATGAAGCTTATTTGCACGCGCGCGATTTGGAAAAAAAGCATCAACTCACCTTTATTCACCCCTACGATGATGAAGATGTAATTGCAGGCCAGGGCACGATTGGCATGGAAATCCTGCAACAATATCAGGGCCCGATTGAAGCGGTGTTTGTCCCCATTGGTGGCGGCGGTCTGGCTGCGGGTGTTGCGGCGTACATCAAACATTTTCAGCCGCATGTAAAAGTCATCGGCGTTGAACCGGTTGATGCCGCATCCATGAAAGCTGCAATTGATGCAGGCGAACGCGTTACCCTAAGCCGTGTCGGTTTATTCGCAGACGGTGTTGCGGTGCGTCAGGTCGGCGAAGAAACCTTCCGCATTTGCCGTGAATTGCTGGATGATGTGCTTACCGCCAATACCGATGAAATGTGCGCTGCCATCAAGGATATTTTCGAGGATACACGCGTGCTGTCCGAAGCAGCGGGCGCGCTCGCATTGGCCGGACTTAAAACCTACGTTGAACAGCATCCGCAGCGCAAAGGCGCGCTCATCGCCATCAACAGCGGCGCAAATATGAACTTTGACCGCCTGCGCCATGTGGCAGAACGCGCCGATATCGGCGAAGACCGCGAAATTTTGCTTGGCGTTACGATTCCCGAAGAACCCGGCAGCTATCGCCGCTTTGTGCAATTGCTGGGGCCGCGCATCGTGACCGAGTTCAACTACCGCTATGCGGCTGGGCATGATGCGCATGTCTTTGTGGGCCTGCGCATGGATCATGCGCACACCGAAAAAGAAAAAATCATCACCGAACTTGCCAAAGCCGGATATAAGGCAATTGACATGAGCGCGGATGAAACCGCGAAGCTGCACATCCGCTACATGGTCGGTGGGCGCGCGCCAAATCTGCACAATGAAATGCTGCTACGTTTTGAATTTCCGGAACGCCCCGGCGCGCTCATGAAATTTCTGGATAGCATGGAAGCCAGCTGGAACATTACACTGTTCCATTACCGCAATCACGGTGCGGATTATGGCCGCGTGCTGGTCGGTGTTGAAATTCCGCACCAAGACCGCCAGCATTTCATCGCGCAATTGAACAAATTGGGTTATCCCTATGAAGAAGAAACCAACAACCCGGTCTATCAAATGTTCTTGGGGCACTAA
- the arsC gene encoding arsenate reductase (glutaredoxin) (This arsenate reductase requires both glutathione and glutaredoxin to convert arsenate to arsenite, after which the efflux transporter formed by ArsA and ArsB can extrude the arsenite from the cell, providing resistance.), with protein sequence MSIIIYHNPACGTSRNTLAMIRQSGVEPEVIEYLKNPPPRERLVELIKAMGITARELLREKGTPYHELQLADPKWTEHQLIDFMVAHPILMNRPIVVTEKGARLCRPSETVLELLPNPHIGTFTKEDGEVVVFQKKP encoded by the coding sequence ATGTCGATAATTATTTATCATAACCCCGCCTGTGGAACGTCACGAAATACGTTGGCGATGATCCGCCAATCGGGCGTGGAACCTGAAGTTATCGAATATCTGAAAAATCCGCCACCGCGCGAACGGCTGGTGGAACTGATTAAGGCGATGGGTATCACGGCGCGCGAATTGCTGCGCGAAAAAGGAACGCCTTATCACGAACTGCAATTGGCTGATCCGAAATGGACTGAACATCAACTCATCGATTTCATGGTGGCGCATCCTATCTTGATGAACCGTCCCATTGTCGTGACGGAAAAAGGCGCGCGGCTATGCCGACCTTCTGAAACAGTGCTGGAACTTTTACCCAACCCCCATATCGGCACATTCACCAAGGAAGATGGCGAGGTTGTGGTGTTTCAGAAAAAACCATGA
- a CDS encoding DUF3833 domain-containing protein, with protein sequence MKKFLCVVMLMLLSACASQKLEDYAGVEPKADLKSYFTGTIKAWGLIQDFSGKVVSRFDVTMHGSWKGDVGTLKEDFTYYDGTKQQRIWTITRTADGTYEGTASDIIGKAEGATKGNAVRWSYDMNVPIDGKTFRITFDDWMWRMNDGVMINRSYLKKFGFTVAELTLFMKKD encoded by the coding sequence ATGAAAAAATTTCTGTGCGTAGTGATGCTTATGCTGCTTAGTGCGTGCGCGTCACAAAAACTGGAAGATTATGCAGGGGTAGAGCCCAAAGCCGATCTTAAATCGTATTTCACCGGCACGATCAAGGCGTGGGGGCTTATTCAGGATTTCAGCGGCAAGGTGGTTAGCCGGTTTGATGTCACCATGCACGGATCATGGAAAGGTGATGTCGGCACATTAAAAGAAGATTTCACGTATTATGACGGAACCAAACAGCAGCGCATCTGGACCATCACCCGCACCGCCGATGGAACCTATGAAGGCACTGCATCGGATATTATCGGTAAGGCGGAAGGCGCAACCAAAGGCAATGCCGTGCGCTGGAGTTACGATATGAATGTACCGATTGATGGTAAGACGTTCCGCATTACGTTTGATGACTGGATGTGGCGCATGAATGACGGCGTGATGATCAACCGTTCGTATCTGAAAAAATTCGGATTTACGGTTGCCGAGCTGACGCTGTTCATGAAAAAGGATTGA
- a CDS encoding DUF1365 domain-containing protein: MELSPQLFMAKVMHKRFFPRVNGFTYNVYYMVLPLTQLDECNHGLIFGVDRPALFSFYRKDHGARDGGDLRQWAARLFAQHGVDIADKIVSLVAMPRIMGFVFNPVSFWMVHHPNGKLCAVIAEVNNTFGETHSYVCLPPEGDVIDQDMILRGEKLFHVSPFLERSGDYAFRFASGARQLGIWIDYFHANGEKQLATSLIGDLRPLTAAALLEAFITIPFVTIKTVLLIHWQAVKLVWKRIRYINKPPQLPEQTSRAGSKLTNL, encoded by the coding sequence ATGGAACTAAGCCCGCAGCTATTTATGGCCAAGGTGATGCACAAGCGGTTTTTTCCGCGCGTGAATGGGTTTACCTATAATGTCTATTACATGGTTTTGCCGTTAACCCAGCTGGATGAATGCAATCATGGTTTGATATTCGGCGTTGATCGTCCCGCCCTGTTCAGTTTTTATCGCAAAGATCATGGCGCGCGTGATGGCGGCGATTTGCGTCAATGGGCTGCGCGGCTATTTGCCCAGCATGGCGTGGATATAGCGGATAAAATTGTAAGTCTGGTTGCCATGCCGCGCATTATGGGGTTTGTGTTTAATCCGGTCAGTTTCTGGATGGTGCACCATCCAAACGGGAAGCTGTGCGCGGTTATTGCAGAAGTGAATAATACATTCGGCGAAACGCATAGCTATGTATGCTTGCCGCCAGAGGGTGATGTGATTGATCAGGACATGATTCTGCGCGGAGAAAAGCTGTTTCATGTATCGCCGTTTCTGGAACGCAGCGGGGATTATGCGTTCCGTTTCGCATCTGGCGCGCGCCAGCTTGGTATCTGGATCGATTATTTCCATGCGAATGGTGAAAAGCAGCTGGCCACATCGCTCATCGGTGATCTGCGGCCACTGACCGCTGCGGCGCTGCTTGAGGCGTTCATCACGATTCCGTTTGTGACCATCAAGACCGTATTGTTGATCCATTGGCAGGCAGTCAAACTGGTGTGGAAACGCATTCGTTATATTAACAAGCCGCCACAATTGCCTGAACAAACCAGCCGCGCTGGTTCCAAGCTTACGAATTTGTAA